A region of Natribaculum luteum DNA encodes the following proteins:
- a CDS encoding PD-(D/E)XK nuclease family protein, with amino-acid sequence MSIKRSKPIDRLYEEVAEYDLVIVPDAPLASALNRRLEHPHFGPFAITPRRLAARRRETAEDRLAFLEVISQTDLSWKQASYAIGNVLQCWEYQGSPDAILEYDAFDTPATRAVVDCVESLETTSRTLTDYQIDREEYESVAVIGEQQLTNLERSVLPPEYDAVSRFCDDAFELPPVRIFDSPAAIVDAVLDTVTPENAEDVAVVLDASSEYSPLIESAFEATAIPYYGGPSFTDDHDHRAVIQLLRSTIAGSGTRIKSVKPLLTRLGVTLDVDHDEKRLFEVDDPNLEWLRDFCDRAAELTIGDALTAYENRAECTLETFREELDHLGLLTEPITAETIDRLTFYLETYEVPIDRENDGVLLADAKSASFVDRPVVFYLGLDEGWTHTSPERPWVDHDEEFERNLDQFQSLLQSGVDQYYLVQDTAGGTPVTPCLYFEDLLEAEFERFSDFESIHYARPFRSTGAGFDKEPINVETEPETALSQSSLNSYANCPRDYFFGRLVDNPDKDHFVEGNLFHDFAEFAVNHPEFVDDSVIEEAVDVMIEETKAFHRDVDLATRRTTYRVGLETIVDYLERNAPSDTDFLTPTSSGDNVFATRFDRPVDSPATERWFEDDDRGIKGKIDLVQSPTQLVDFKSGSKKSPSQVIKRAAIDPPSDQPDFQALLYLTYYRSQQPGEQLEFTFFHFLETLDDVVTGEGTLDDCLTTVTYRPIPFDEFVPSRAVFEALREEAPNDCNKTFSKTSYDEYRAAFDAHQPSRTRDADEMANSPFGNALLERMIEAVGDYKYVTNGCMQAFRHLCGYRKEGYFVEDLDEFERFVDDQLAELNRYRRGESRFPVAGRAGEPNYRYVDNRDMILTTERTIDEPADETEVTR; translated from the coding sequence GTGTCAATCAAGCGGTCGAAACCGATCGATCGGCTATACGAGGAGGTAGCCGAGTACGATCTCGTCATTGTCCCCGACGCTCCGTTAGCAAGTGCGCTCAATCGACGCCTCGAGCACCCTCACTTCGGCCCGTTCGCGATCACACCACGGCGACTCGCTGCCAGACGTCGAGAAACGGCAGAAGACCGGCTGGCCTTCCTCGAGGTCATCAGCCAAACCGATCTTAGCTGGAAGCAGGCTTCCTACGCGATCGGGAACGTGCTGCAGTGCTGGGAGTATCAGGGCAGTCCTGACGCAATTCTCGAGTACGATGCATTCGATACACCAGCAACGCGGGCCGTCGTCGACTGTGTCGAATCACTCGAGACAACGTCGCGAACACTCACTGACTACCAGATCGATCGCGAGGAGTACGAATCAGTTGCCGTCATCGGCGAACAACAACTGACGAATCTCGAGCGATCGGTTCTTCCCCCGGAATACGACGCTGTCAGCCGCTTTTGCGACGATGCATTCGAGTTACCGCCTGTCCGAATCTTTGACTCGCCGGCAGCAATCGTCGATGCCGTCCTCGATACGGTCACGCCAGAGAACGCCGAGGATGTTGCTGTCGTTCTCGATGCCAGTAGTGAGTATTCGCCACTCATCGAGTCCGCGTTCGAGGCCACAGCGATCCCCTATTACGGCGGCCCATCGTTCACCGACGATCACGATCACCGAGCTGTCATCCAGCTTCTCCGCAGCACGATTGCGGGGTCCGGTACCCGTATCAAGAGCGTGAAACCGCTCCTGACCCGTCTCGGGGTGACTCTCGACGTTGATCACGACGAAAAGCGGCTCTTCGAGGTCGACGATCCTAATCTTGAATGGCTCCGTGACTTCTGCGATCGGGCAGCAGAGCTCACGATCGGTGACGCGCTAACCGCTTACGAAAACCGCGCCGAGTGTACGCTCGAGACATTTCGCGAGGAGCTCGACCATCTCGGACTCCTCACCGAACCAATCACCGCAGAGACCATAGACCGACTCACGTTCTACCTCGAGACGTATGAGGTCCCGATCGACCGGGAGAACGACGGCGTCCTGCTGGCCGATGCGAAATCAGCGTCGTTTGTCGATCGGCCAGTCGTCTTCTACCTCGGCCTTGACGAGGGATGGACGCACACGTCGCCAGAGCGACCATGGGTCGATCATGACGAGGAATTCGAGCGGAATCTCGACCAGTTCCAGTCGCTGCTCCAGAGTGGTGTCGACCAGTACTATCTCGTCCAGGACACCGCTGGTGGGACACCCGTAACGCCGTGTCTGTACTTCGAGGACCTCCTCGAAGCCGAGTTCGAGCGTTTCAGTGATTTCGAATCGATTCACTACGCACGGCCGTTTCGATCGACGGGCGCAGGATTCGACAAAGAACCAATCAACGTCGAGACCGAGCCAGAGACGGCACTCAGCCAATCAAGCCTCAATTCATACGCAAACTGCCCTCGTGACTACTTCTTTGGACGGCTCGTCGATAACCCTGACAAGGATCACTTCGTCGAGGGGAACCTGTTCCACGATTTCGCAGAGTTCGCCGTCAACCATCCCGAGTTCGTCGATGACAGCGTCATCGAGGAAGCCGTCGACGTCATGATTGAGGAGACGAAGGCGTTCCACCGTGACGTCGATCTGGCTACCCGGCGAACAACGTATCGCGTCGGCCTCGAGACGATCGTCGACTATCTCGAGAGGAATGCGCCGTCGGATACCGACTTCCTTACGCCCACGAGTAGCGGTGACAATGTCTTCGCGACCCGCTTCGACCGGCCGGTCGACTCCCCAGCGACCGAACGATGGTTCGAGGACGACGACCGTGGGATCAAGGGAAAGATCGACCTCGTACAGTCGCCAACACAGCTGGTCGACTTCAAAAGTGGCAGCAAGAAATCACCGTCACAGGTAATCAAACGCGCAGCGATTGATCCGCCCAGCGATCAGCCGGACTTCCAGGCGTTGCTCTACCTCACCTACTATCGAAGCCAGCAGCCAGGCGAGCAGCTCGAGTTCACTTTTTTCCACTTTCTCGAGACGCTCGACGACGTCGTCACAGGCGAGGGGACTCTCGACGACTGCCTGACGACGGTCACGTACCGTCCGATCCCGTTCGACGAATTCGTTCCGTCGCGAGCCGTCTTCGAAGCACTCCGCGAAGAGGCACCGAACGATTGCAACAAGACGTTCTCGAAGACGAGTTACGATGAGTACCGAGCAGCGTTCGACGCGCACCAACCGTCCAGAACACGGGATGCAGATGAGATGGCCAATTCACCGTTCGGGAACGCACTTCTCGAGCGGATGATCGAGGCCGTCGGCGATTACAAGTACGTCACAAATGGCTGCATGCAGGCATTTAGACACCTGTGTGGCTATCGCAAAGAGGGCTATTTCGTCGAGGATCTCGACGAATTCGAGCGGTTCGTCGATGACCAACTCGCAGAACTGAACCGATATCGCCGCGGCGAGTCCCGGTTCCCCGTTGCGGGACGAGCAGGGGAGC